One window of the Podospora pseudopauciseta strain CBS 411.78 chromosome 4, whole genome shotgun sequence genome contains the following:
- a CDS encoding hypothetical protein (COG:S; EggNog:ENOG503P48K), which translates to MKLSILPLVAGLATASPVLVDPLADTPSGHEVSIVGLAFAGSGCPAGTVSGQLSSDLTTITLLYANFVAQAGQGISASNYRKNCQLNVKIKYPQGYQFSVFKADYRGYAQIPAGDTGTCKATYYFSGDSKQITSTLTLKGPYDDNYLKTDTFGVESTVWSPCGLEGLLNINSEVRLSPMDAVKPALLTVDSTDLKFVQKHYLQWQKCEE; encoded by the exons ATGAAGCTCTCCATTCTCCCCCTCGTGGCTGGCCTTGCCACGGCCTCTCCGGTTCTCGTTGATCCCCTCGCCGACACCCCGTCTGGCCATGAGGTTTCCATCGTTGGCCTCGCTTTTGCCGGCTCCGGTTGCCCTGCTGGTACTGTCTCGGGCCAGCTCTCTTCTGACCTGACCACCATCACGCTGCTGTACGCCAACTTTGTTGCGCAAGCCGGGCAGGGCATCAGCGCGTCCAACTACCGCAAGAACTGCCAGCTCAACGTCAAGATCAAGTACCCCCAGGGCTATCAGTTCTCCGTCTTCAAGGCCGACTACCGCGGGTACGCTCAGATCCCCGCCGGAGACACGGGCACCTGCAAGGCCACCTACTACTTCTCGGGCGACTCCAAGCAG ATCACCTCAACCCTCACGCTCAAGGGCCCCTACGACGACAACTACCTCAAGACGGACACTTTTGGCGTCGAGTCGACCGTCTGGTCCCCCTGCGGGCTGGAGGGgctcctcaacatcaactcCGAGGTGCGGCTGTCGCCCATGGACGCGGTCAAGCCCGCCCTCCTTACG GTCGACTCGACGGATCTCAAGTTTGTGCAGAAGCATTACTTGCAGTGGCAAAAGT GCGAGGAGTAA